Part of the Candidatus Methylomirabilota bacterium genome, GCCTTCCTCGGCCTGCCGATGGTGGGCGACGTCTATCCCGACTGTGGCTCGCTCGGCGGGATCTACTCGGGGCTCAAGCAGGCGCCCGGCGACGCCGCGTTCACCGTCGCGTGCGACATGCCGTTCCTCCACCCCGACGTCGTCCGGCTCGTCGTCGGGCGCGCGGGCGCGGGCGACGTCGTGATCCCGCGCGTCGGCGGCCAGTGGGAGACGCTGCACGCCGCGTACGCGAAGAGCTGCCTGCCGGCGATCGAGGCGCAGCTCGTGGCGGGGCGGCTCAAGATCGTGGAGTTCTTCGCGCGGGTGAGCGTGGTCGAGATCGCGGAGGCCGAGGTCGCCCGCCACCGCGATCCGGCGCTCGTCTTCATGAACGTCAACACGCCAGAGGAGCTCGAGCGGGCGCGCGCGCTCGCGACGGAGCTCGACGCGTGACACGGCTCCGTCCCGCTGTGCTCGTCCACTACCACGAGATCGGCCTGAAGCGCGGCAACCGCCCGCTCTTCCTCCGCCACCTCGCGCGGAACCTCACGCGCGCCGCCTCCGACCTCGGCCCGGTGAGCCTGCGCCAGCTCTCGGGCCGGATCCTCCTCGACCTCGACGCGAACCCGGCGCCCGAGCGCGTGCGCGACCGGGCCCTGCGCGTCTGCGGCGTGGCGAGCGCCGCGCTGGCGTATCGCGTGCCCTCGACGCTGGACGCCATGAAGGCGGTGGTCGGCCGTCTCATCGAGGGCCGGAAATTCGCGTCGTTCAGGATCACCGCGCGGCGGGCCTTCAAGACCTACCCGATGACCTCGATGGAGCTGAACCGTGAGCTCGGCGCCTTCGTGCTGGAGCGCGTCCCCGCGCGGGTGGACCTGCACGACGCCGAGCTCGAGATCCACGTCGAGGTGCTGCCCGCCGAGACCTTCGTCTACACGGACCCGTCGGCGGGCCCCGGGGGACTGCCGGTGGGCGCGTCGGGGACGGTGGCGGCGCTCCTCTCGGGCGGCATCGACTCCCCGGTCGCCGCGTGGCGCATGATGAAGCGGGGCTGCCGCGTGCTGTTCGTCCACTTCCACAGCGTGCCGTACCTGCCCGCGACCTCGCAGGCCAAGGCCCGCGCCCTCGCCGCGCGGCTCACCGAGTGGCAGTACGACGGGCACCTGCTCCTGGTGCCGTTTGGCGAGATCCAGCGCGAAGTCGTCCTCACGGTGCCGCCGCCGGCCCGCGTGGTCGTCTACCGGCGCCTCATGGTCCGGATCGCCGAGGCGCTCGGCCGCGAGCGCGGGGCGCTGGCCCTGGCG contains:
- a CDS encoding molybdenum cofactor guanylyltransferase codes for the protein MRITGVIQAGGKSTRMGGRPKALLPLGGRRIVERVVAAVAPAVDDLLVVTNTPELYAFLGLPMVGDVYPDCGSLGGIYSGLKQAPGDAAFTVACDMPFLHPDVVRLVVGRAGAGDVVIPRVGGQWETLHAAYAKSCLPAIEAQLVAGRLKIVEFFARVSVVEIAEAEVARHRDPALVFMNVNTPEELERARALATELDA
- the thiI gene encoding tRNA uracil 4-sulfurtransferase ThiI → MTRLRPAVLVHYHEIGLKRGNRPLFLRHLARNLTRAASDLGPVSLRQLSGRILLDLDANPAPERVRDRALRVCGVASAALAYRVPSTLDAMKAVVGRLIEGRKFASFRITARRAFKTYPMTSMELNRELGAFVLERVPARVDLHDAELEIHVEVLPAETFVYTDPSAGPGGLPVGASGTVAALLSGGIDSPVAAWRMMKRGCRVLFVHFHSVPYLPATSQAKARALAARLTEWQYDGHLLLVPFGEIQREVVLTVPPPARVVVYRRLMVRIAEALGRERGALALATGESLGQVASQTLENIARIDEAAGLPILRPLIGMDKLEITAEARRLGTFEISIEPDQDCCTLFVPMHPATRMSESEVRAAEARLDLPRLVAQGVGGATLETFEFPARAHAVA